The window TATCAACGCCCACTTCGCGCTGGCTGATGATGCAGTTTTTGTGTTGGTGGATAAATTCGATCGGGTCTTCGATGGTGATGATATGGTCGAAGCTGTGTTCATTGCGGTAGTCAATCATTGAAGCCAGCGAGGTGGATTTTCCAGAGCCGGTGCCGCCCACAAAAATCACCAGACCGCGTTTTTTTAAGGCGATTTTCTGTAAAACCGGGGGCAGGTTGAGGTTTTCAAATTTGGGAATTTCGCTGGTAATGGCGCGCAACACCAAGGCCGATGCGCCGCGCTGCACCATGGCATTAACACGGAAGCGGCTGGTGTCGGGCAGGCTGATGGCGAAGTTGCATTCGTTGGTGGCGGTGAATTCTTCGATTTGTTTGCTGCTCATAATCGAAAAAGCAATTTCCATGCAACGCTCGGCGCTGAGCGGCTCATCGCTGATGGGGGTGATTTTACCGTCTACTTTCATCGCCGGCGGAAAGTTGGTGGTGATGAAGAGATCAGAGCCTTTGTATTTATTGAGATGGCGCAGCCAGGTGTAGAGCGCATCTTTGGCGGATGGTGGGTTGTGTTCCATCTTTTTATGCTTTTCGGAAGGTGGCAATGAAGCGGATTATAGCAAATTTCAGATGGCATGAAGTTGTGTATGGCATGAATTGCAGTGAAAATCTGTTTATATTTGAATGGTTTTTTAAGCGCCTGCGGTCATGCCGGCAAAAGTGGTGCAGGGCGGGCCCGGTGGGTATAATGCGGCTGGTTTATCTCTATTCGGAAAGCGGAAAATGCAGACAACTTCATTAAAACAGGCGGCCACGGTGGCGGTTATCGGCGCGATGGCACAGGAAATCGAGCTGCTCAAAGCCGGTATGAGCGATGTGCGCAGCGAACAGTTTGGTGCGTTTAGTGTGCATTACGGCCGTTATGGCGGCAAAAATATGGTGTTGGCGCTCAGCGGCATCGGCAAAGTGAATGCGGCGGTGGCCACGGCGGTGGTGATTCAGCGCTTTAAGCCCGATTGTGTGATTAACACGGGCAGCGCCGGCGGTTTGGGGCAGGGTCTGAAAGTGGGGGATGTGGTTATCGGCAGCCGGGTGGTGCATCACGATGTAGATGTAACGGCTTTCGGTTATGCCGTGGGGCAGGTGCCGCAGCTGCCCGCTGTGTTTGACAGCGATGCGCTGTTGGTGCGCACTGCAAGCCGTGCGGCGGCGGTGTTTGAAGGTGCGGCGGTGCATTGCGGCTTGATTGCGAGCGGCGATCAGTTTATTCAC of the Uruburuella testudinis genome contains:
- a CDS encoding 5'-methylthioadenosine/adenosylhomocysteine nucleosidase, translated to MQTTSLKQAATVAVIGAMAQEIELLKAGMSDVRSEQFGAFSVHYGRYGGKNMVLALSGIGKVNAAVATAVVIQRFKPDCVINTGSAGGLGQGLKVGDVVIGSRVVHHDVDVTAFGYAVGQVPQLPAVFDSDALLVRTASRAAAVFEGAAVHCGLIASGDQFIHSSDKVAAIRAAFAGVQVVEMEAAAIAQACLQLAVPFVVIRAVSDLADEKADVSFEEFLQTAAVNSAKMVQQIVQAL
- a CDS encoding PilT/PilU family type 4a pilus ATPase; amino-acid sequence: MEHNPPSAKDALYTWLRHLNKYKGSDLFITTNFPPAMKVDGKITPISDEPLSAERCMEIAFSIMSSKQIEEFTATNECNFAISLPDTSRFRVNAMVQRGASALVLRAITSEIPKFENLNLPPVLQKIALKKRGLVIFVGGTGSGKSTSLASMIDYRNEHSFDHIITIEDPIEFIHQHKNCIISQREVGVDTDNWHIALKNTLRQAPDVILIGEIRDRETMDYAISFAETGHLCMATLHANSTNQALDRIINFFPEERRTQLLTDLSLNLQAFVSQRLIPREHGKGRVAAVEVMLNSPLIAELIHKGEVHAIKEVMKKSQAAGMQTFDQALYDLYENSHISLQEALKNADSANDLRLDIQLRSRRAQNAGPDLELI